In the genome of Montipora foliosa isolate CH-2021 chromosome 3, ASM3666993v2, whole genome shotgun sequence, one region contains:
- the LOC137996070 gene encoding QRFP-like peptide receptor has translation MNTTTNSSACFDPLTPAPARIGVILAYCVTFIVSTVGNVFIGLIVYKRKTMRKPINLFIVNMAISDLLFLISVGIEIVLAFKPNSWIFRGISGDTMCKIKDLLPSFSVAVSIQSHVLISIDRFEAVVFPLRSPIINLSRCLVFIIATWIVALAINSPKCLAFKRSEHPEDFKCELKWNQMFGESSSYANYLLATFVVLFYLPIVLISSLYSIIICKLQSKERPGEYSLPAQKKRLKRNKNVLKMSFAIVAAFFLCWIPWSTCALLLAFDVGLPCGFFVFWVTVNIMLVSKSAINPCICFSFSRNYRTSVKEILKCFHKAPVN, from the coding sequence ATGAACACGACAACCAACAGTTCAGCCTGCTTCGATCCATTGACTCCTGCACCAGCACGAATTGGAGTTATCTTGGCTTACTGTGTTACCTTCATTGTTTCAACGGTTGGGAATGTTTTTATTGGGTTAATAGTGTACAAGAGAAAGACCATGAGAAAGCCCATCAATCTTTTCATAGTCAACATGGCCATTTCAGACCTTCTCTTTCTGATATCCGTGGGCATTGAAATAGTGCTCGCATTCAAGCCCAACTCGTGGATCTTTCGCGGGATCTCGGGCGatacaatgtgtaaaataaaagacCTATTACCAAGCTTCTCTGTTGCAGTGTCTATTCAAAGCCACGTTCTAATCTCAATAGATCGATTTGAAGCTGTTGTTTTCCCCTTGCGTTCACCAATCATCAATTTAAGTCGATGCTTGGTCTTCATTATTGCTACATGGATCGTCGCTTTAGCGATAAACTCGCCCAAATGCCTTGCCTTCAAACGAAGTGAACATCCTGAAGATTTCAAGTGCGAGCTGAAGTGGAATCAGATGTTTGGAGAATCATCCTCGTATGCAAATTACTTGCTGGCAACATTTGTTGTCCTGTTTTATCTCCCAATCGTCTTGATAAGCTCTCTTTATTCCATCATTATTTGCAAGCTCCAGTCAAAGGAGAGACCAGGCGAATATTCTCTCCCGGCCcaaaagaaaagattgaaaagaaacaagaatgttTTGAAGATGTCATTTGCTATTGTAGCAGCCTTTTTTCTGTGTTGGATTCCTTGGAGCACCTGTGCCCTATTGCTAGCATTTGATGTTGGTTTGCCATGTGGGTTTTTCGTCTTCTGGGTAACCGTTAACATCATGTTGGTGTCAAAGAGTGCTATTAACCCTTGCATTTGCTTCAGTTTTAGCAGGAATTATCGCACGAGTGTCAAAGAGATTTTGAAGTGTTTTCACAAAGCTCCAGtgaattaa